One Turneriella parva DSM 21527 genomic region harbors:
- a CDS encoding glycoside hydrolase family 1 protein, which produces MRKFSFFVLLSLMALATHCGKSRTSEKLTRTEVAQPLKFPKGFLWGTATAAEQLEATTASDWAELIRKSYAGEGKAVAGAAIKDLHLWSADVITKKTAHNEKLAEDVALMKEMGNNAYRFSIAWDKLFPKAETTEPDAAAVAFYDKLFAELKRNGIEPSVTLFHFSSPQWFFAEKDGKRGWERADALEHFGRFVTFVVNRWGKDVRVWTTLNEPMVYIYSGYMQGIFPPMEKRPNEKAVAPVMQSLLKAHALAYKIIKVFSTKNGVKASVGVTQHTREFAPYRNYALLDRIIAGKVEQAFIWDFTDAIQTGVLKVTNTDIEETIADLKGTQDFIGVNYYGRFYIKSNIFSPTKFEVKNHDESDESEIKNELGWADYPIGMKTILLTANNKYKLPLYILESGTAEAKHDDILRQRLITTHLAETAAAIEAGADVRGYFHWSLIDNFEWAEGYDARFGLVETDYKNGFARKKRKSFDTYKRIIETGISPDAYREAAKPYH; this is translated from the coding sequence ATGCGTAAGTTCAGTTTTTTCGTATTATTGTCTCTTATGGCGCTCGCTACACACTGCGGCAAATCGCGCACCTCAGAGAAGCTGACCCGCACCGAAGTTGCGCAGCCGCTGAAGTTTCCCAAAGGCTTTTTGTGGGGCACTGCGACGGCTGCCGAGCAGCTTGAGGCAACGACCGCAAGCGACTGGGCAGAACTGATTCGCAAGAGTTACGCAGGCGAAGGCAAGGCCGTTGCAGGCGCTGCGATCAAAGACCTGCATCTCTGGTCTGCCGACGTCATCACAAAAAAAACCGCGCACAACGAGAAGCTCGCAGAAGACGTGGCGCTCATGAAAGAGATGGGCAACAACGCCTACCGCTTCTCGATCGCTTGGGATAAACTTTTCCCCAAAGCTGAAACAACAGAGCCCGATGCGGCTGCCGTTGCATTCTATGACAAACTTTTTGCGGAGCTCAAACGTAACGGTATTGAACCCTCTGTGACACTCTTTCACTTCAGTTCGCCGCAATGGTTTTTCGCCGAAAAAGACGGCAAGCGTGGCTGGGAAAGAGCTGACGCACTCGAACATTTCGGCCGCTTCGTCACATTCGTCGTTAATCGCTGGGGTAAAGACGTGCGCGTCTGGACAACGCTCAACGAGCCGATGGTCTACATCTATTCGGGTTATATGCAGGGCATATTTCCCCCGATGGAGAAACGGCCAAACGAAAAAGCCGTCGCGCCCGTCATGCAGTCGCTTCTGAAAGCGCACGCGCTGGCCTACAAAATCATTAAGGTTTTCTCGACCAAGAACGGCGTCAAGGCTTCGGTGGGAGTCACGCAACACACCCGCGAGTTTGCGCCCTACAGAAACTATGCGCTGCTCGACCGCATTATTGCGGGCAAAGTCGAGCAGGCCTTCATCTGGGATTTCACCGATGCTATCCAGACGGGTGTGTTGAAGGTAACAAATACCGATATTGAAGAGACCATCGCAGATCTGAAAGGCACGCAAGACTTTATCGGCGTCAATTATTACGGCAGATTTTACATTAAATCGAATATTTTTTCTCCAACAAAGTTTGAAGTCAAGAACCATGACGAAAGCGACGAGAGCGAAATAAAAAATGAACTCGGTTGGGCAGATTATCCGATTGGCATGAAGACAATTCTGCTCACGGCAAATAACAAATATAAGCTGCCCCTTTATATTCTTGAATCGGGCACAGCTGAGGCGAAGCACGACGACATACTCAGGCAACGCCTGATTACCACACACCTCGCCGAGACCGCAGCCGCAATCGAGGCAGGCGCCGATGTGCGCGGTTACTTTCACTGGTCGCTGATCGACAACTTTGAATGGGCCGAAGGTTACGATGCGCGTTTCGGCCTCGTCGAAACCGATTATAAGAACGGCTTCGCGCGAAAAAAGCGCAAGAGCTTCGACACGTATAAGCGCATCATAGAAACGGGGATTTCACCTGACGCGTACCGCGAAGCAGCAAAACCCTACCATTAG
- a CDS encoding ATP-binding protein, translating to MNIILTVQEFATNSPATKTQILFCDWAAQDQRLAGKTRFERGVCFIPADLSAVAHVRGYIESVAGMFDLSEQSVFELALVADELVANAILASYARNGAENIVLKWTMQNGVFSLSVLDYGGGFKLSDVFEEIPRGEDLGSFLRSLKEYREARKALIPLNGSLIEHLRFGRGLRIISNLVRKLDIAFHETDGSTARTPGSSTVGSIVTVEYVAEAA from the coding sequence GTGAATATCATATTGACCGTGCAAGAATTTGCGACAAATTCTCCCGCCACAAAAACGCAGATACTGTTTTGTGACTGGGCCGCACAAGACCAACGGCTGGCAGGCAAGACCCGTTTCGAGCGCGGTGTGTGCTTTATTCCCGCAGACCTGTCTGCCGTTGCCCACGTGCGCGGGTACATAGAATCGGTCGCCGGCATGTTTGACCTGTCTGAACAGAGCGTATTTGAACTTGCCCTCGTCGCCGATGAACTGGTGGCGAATGCGATTCTCGCGAGTTACGCCCGCAACGGTGCCGAAAACATCGTGCTCAAATGGACGATGCAAAATGGCGTTTTTAGCCTCAGCGTACTCGACTATGGCGGCGGCTTCAAACTTTCTGATGTGTTCGAAGAAATACCCAGGGGTGAAGATCTCGGCAGCTTTCTGCGCAGCCTCAAAGAATACCGTGAGGCACGCAAAGCTTTGATTCCGCTGAACGGTTCACTCATTGAACACCTGCGGTTCGGCAGGGGCCTGCGCATTATTTCTAACCTCGTGAGAAAGCTCGACATCGCCTTTCACGAAACCGACGGTTCGACAGCCCGCACTCCGGGTTCAAGCACGGTGGGTTCGATTGTGACAGTTGAATACGTCGCCGAAGCAGCATGA
- a CDS encoding glycerol-3-phosphate dehydrogenase/oxidase, with protein MKRDLQRFQNQVFDVLVLGGGVSGASIAWDAVLRGFSVALIERADFGHATSASTSKLIHGGLRYLAQGDIPVVRESLRERRYLEINMPHQVFPMPFLMPFYDFTPTPRWMLGIGLTLYDALAWDRNYIDDPDKHLDGKRWLTREKALQIEPGLNPNGLRGAYHYYDALNRHPNRSNLEYVLSAAERGAQVANYVGCSDFIVEETASGKKVSGVIAEDRISGKQFPIRSRVTINATGPWGDMVLAKLHRNPEHKLVRSKGIHLLFPRFHKNATIGIETRDKHHIFLIPWGKYSLLGTTDTEYKGDPDDLSVTRDDAETFLKQYNDYFPQKKVLGDVVNSYAGLRPLVAESSVTSTYKASRRHEIVYHKKTENVDGLVSVFGGKWTTSRALAEQTIDLVERKFGFPRRRSVSHKTPVVGGAVGSRLATFIAEAHARWDKVFAPQLIEHLIEIYGALYERVLDYVIKDKSLLRPIENEYPFIFAEICYAVDHEMALTLSDFMKRRCGLGNMGYVSDSALAAVASLMGDLLRWDSTRRREEIAEFKKSRSIIG; from the coding sequence ATGAAGCGAGATCTGCAGCGGTTTCAGAACCAGGTATTCGATGTGCTCGTTCTGGGCGGCGGCGTCAGCGGCGCCTCAATCGCTTGGGATGCCGTCTTGCGGGGTTTTTCAGTCGCGCTGATCGAACGTGCCGATTTTGGTCATGCGACTTCTGCATCCACCTCAAAATTGATTCATGGCGGCCTCAGATACTTGGCGCAGGGTGATATTCCCGTTGTGCGCGAATCGCTGCGCGAACGCCGCTATCTCGAAATTAACATGCCGCATCAGGTTTTTCCGATGCCGTTTCTCATGCCGTTCTATGACTTTACACCGACCCCCCGCTGGATGCTCGGTATCGGCCTCACGCTCTATGATGCCCTCGCATGGGACAGAAATTACATCGACGACCCTGACAAACATCTCGACGGCAAACGCTGGCTGACGCGTGAAAAGGCGCTGCAGATTGAACCGGGCCTGAATCCCAACGGGCTGCGCGGCGCTTATCATTATTATGACGCTCTGAACCGGCACCCGAACCGGTCGAACCTCGAGTACGTGCTTTCTGCCGCCGAACGCGGTGCGCAGGTTGCGAACTACGTTGGCTGCTCCGATTTTATCGTCGAAGAGACTGCGTCGGGCAAAAAGGTTTCAGGGGTCATCGCCGAAGACCGCATCAGCGGAAAGCAGTTTCCCATACGCTCGCGCGTCACGATCAATGCGACAGGGCCGTGGGGTGACATGGTGCTCGCGAAGCTGCATCGAAACCCCGAACATAAACTTGTTCGCTCGAAGGGTATACACCTTCTGTTTCCCAGGTTTCACAAGAATGCGACGATTGGCATAGAAACACGCGATAAGCACCATATCTTTTTGATTCCATGGGGTAAGTATTCGCTCTTGGGTACAACCGATACCGAATATAAAGGTGACCCCGACGATCTGAGCGTCACCCGCGATGACGCGGAAACTTTTCTGAAGCAATACAACGATTACTTTCCGCAGAAGAAGGTGCTCGGCGATGTTGTCAATTCATACGCAGGCTTAAGGCCGCTCGTCGCCGAAAGTTCTGTGACTTCGACATATAAGGCATCGCGCCGCCACGAAATTGTCTACCACAAGAAGACAGAGAATGTCGACGGACTCGTTTCAGTCTTTGGCGGTAAATGGACAACTTCGCGCGCGCTCGCCGAGCAGACGATTGATCTGGTCGAACGTAAGTTTGGTTTTCCACGCCGCCGTTCGGTTTCGCACAAGACACCTGTCGTGGGCGGGGCGGTCGGTTCACGGCTTGCCACCTTTATCGCCGAAGCTCACGCCCGCTGGGACAAAGTATTCGCACCACAATTGATCGAGCACCTGATTGAAATTTATGGTGCGCTCTATGAGAGAGTGCTCGATTACGTCATTAAAGACAAGTCGCTGCTGCGCCCGATAGAAAACGAATATCCGTTTATTTTCGCAGAGATTTGCTACGCGGTTGACCATGAAATGGCGCTGACGCTGAGCGACTTCATGAAGCGCCGCTGCGGCCTGGGCAACATGGGTTATGTGTCAGATTCGGCACTTGCCGCCGTCGCGTCCCTCATGGGCGATCTCTTGCGCTGGGACAGCACCCGTCGCCGCGAAGAAATTGCCGAATTTAAGAAATCGCGTTCGATTATCGGTTAA
- a CDS encoding lipase secretion chaperone: MNKRNVLLAAPILLLFFLLAWFLWPESEEDKKIKALKTQALRAAQAANPASGEYRQFAADSKSLFTEENMYTYAQLIEMARTGRISLIAELWKLRQKCDSRGATEPTKEQASEAAPAPKMNAEECNLRIEAFIREQYPAPDNEKLLKLFRDYLRYEDTMRRFILPENLSVEERQQQIKKKRREIFSESDAQLVFGYEEARTDTQEALAEFIKSSAALPANERVQKYFDLRKKSLGDYNAAYTESEPAYTRYETELMLRGDEMQRKNSAAVETQQMREKYFGRDAARRMAQVDKEVQQERQRIEAYEAAAQKFNQQNASLSEVERKTKLSELRVSLLGKDEAEAYERRMQYEEYLRTNNLK; this comes from the coding sequence ATGAACAAACGCAATGTACTGCTGGCAGCACCGATTCTGTTATTGTTCTTTCTGCTCGCGTGGTTCTTGTGGCCTGAATCAGAAGAAGACAAGAAGATCAAGGCGCTCAAAACACAGGCCTTGCGCGCGGCGCAGGCTGCAAACCCGGCATCGGGTGAATACCGGCAGTTCGCCGCCGATAGCAAATCACTCTTTACCGAAGAAAATATGTATACCTATGCGCAGCTGATTGAAATGGCCCGCACCGGGCGCATTTCGCTTATTGCAGAACTTTGGAAACTGCGCCAGAAATGCGACAGCCGTGGCGCCACCGAACCCACAAAAGAGCAGGCCAGCGAAGCTGCACCAGCGCCGAAAATGAACGCCGAAGAATGCAATCTGCGAATCGAAGCCTTTATACGCGAGCAGTATCCTGCGCCAGATAATGAGAAGCTGCTGAAGCTCTTTCGCGACTATTTGCGGTACGAAGACACAATGCGGCGATTTATCCTGCCCGAAAATCTGAGTGTCGAAGAGCGGCAGCAGCAGATTAAGAAAAAGCGGCGAGAAATATTCTCTGAGAGCGACGCGCAGCTCGTATTTGGGTATGAAGAAGCGCGCACCGACACGCAAGAGGCACTCGCAGAGTTTATTAAAAGCTCGGCAGCATTGCCTGCGAACGAGCGCGTGCAGAAATATTTTGACCTGAGAAAAAAATCGCTGGGTGATTACAATGCGGCCTACACAGAATCTGAGCCGGCGTACACGCGCTACGAAACCGAGCTTATGCTGCGCGGCGATGAAATGCAGCGAAAAAATTCGGCCGCCGTGGAAACACAGCAGATGCGTGAAAAGTATTTCGGGCGTGATGCTGCGCGGCGTATGGCACAGGTTGACAAAGAAGTACAGCAAGAGCGGCAGCGAATCGAGGCGTATGAGGCTGCGGCTCAGAAGTTCAATCAGCAAAATGCCTCGCTGTCTGAGGTAGAGCGCAAGACAAAACTCTCAGAACTGCGCGTTTCACTGCTCGGCAAAGACGAAGCCGAAGCCTACGAGCGCCGCATGCAATACGAAGAGTATCTTCGCACGAATAACCTGAAATAA
- the gltX gene encoding glutamate--tRNA ligase: protein MSEIRTRFAPSPTGYLHVGGARTALFNYLYARSQKGKFILRIEDTDQARSTEQSYHQVIDSLKWLGYEWDEGPEVGGPHGPYKQSERLHIYKEYGEKLVAEKKAYPCFCTGDELDRKKKQREAMGLPYVYDGKCRALTPDEVAEKKAQGLAHTLRFRTPSKEVVVEDMVQGTVRFDTALIGDFIIVKSDGFASYNYAVVVDDHLMDITHVIRGVGHLSNTPRQVLIYEAFGWKVPAWAHVSEIVGSDHKKLSKRHGATPITAFRDLGYTARAFNNYMALLGWSSPDGREYMSIAEQKSIFDVARCSKSPAMFDVFDLAKAAEVDLAQVSISELETYLFPKSKLNWLSNQHIRATPDDDFIAEILPFVAATGVVPSGECNADNERLRGILLSLRVYLDTLGQIKQYLADFYLPFNPVLENYVSSEYFAAENFSSLAGAMLRQIEQMGDATDTLEQNAIKDAINAVGKETGLKGKPLFMGVRLASTGRLEGLELPVYLNLLGKGRVTERLSKMVALKKAS, encoded by the coding sequence ATGTCTGAAATCCGCACCCGTTTCGCACCCTCACCCACAGGTTACCTGCATGTCGGTGGCGCGCGCACCGCACTTTTTAACTATCTCTATGCTCGGTCGCAAAAGGGAAAATTTATTCTGCGCATTGAAGATACCGACCAGGCGCGCTCGACCGAACAGAGCTACCACCAGGTAATCGACTCGCTGAAATGGCTCGGTTATGAATGGGACGAAGGCCCCGAGGTCGGCGGCCCGCACGGCCCGTACAAACAATCTGAGCGCCTGCATATCTACAAAGAATACGGCGAAAAACTCGTCGCTGAAAAAAAGGCGTACCCGTGCTTCTGCACGGGAGATGAACTCGATCGCAAGAAGAAACAGCGTGAAGCCATGGGCCTGCCCTATGTCTATGACGGCAAATGCCGTGCGTTAACCCCAGACGAAGTGGCTGAGAAAAAGGCGCAGGGGCTTGCGCACACCTTGAGATTTCGCACGCCTTCGAAAGAGGTTGTTGTCGAAGACATGGTTCAGGGGACCGTACGCTTCGATACGGCGCTCATTGGCGACTTCATCATCGTCAAATCTGACGGCTTTGCTTCGTACAACTATGCGGTCGTCGTCGACGATCATCTTATGGACATCACGCACGTAATTCGCGGCGTTGGCCATCTTTCAAACACCCCGCGCCAGGTTCTGATCTACGAAGCCTTCGGCTGGAAGGTACCCGCATGGGCGCATGTCAGTGAAATCGTCGGCTCAGACCACAAAAAGCTTTCGAAGCGTCACGGGGCAACTCCCATCACCGCTTTTCGCGACCTCGGTTACACGGCGCGCGCATTCAATAACTATATGGCATTATTGGGCTGGTCGTCGCCCGACGGCCGAGAGTACATGTCGATCGCCGAACAGAAATCGATCTTTGACGTTGCCCGTTGCAGCAAATCGCCGGCGATGTTTGATGTATTCGACCTCGCCAAAGCGGCAGAAGTCGATCTGGCGCAGGTTTCAATATCTGAGCTCGAGACTTATCTTTTTCCCAAATCGAAACTGAACTGGCTTTCGAACCAGCACATACGTGCGACTCCCGACGATGATTTCATCGCCGAAATTCTGCCCTTCGTCGCGGCGACCGGTGTTGTGCCTTCTGGCGAGTGCAATGCGGATAATGAACGTCTGCGCGGCATTTTGCTTTCGCTCAGGGTTTATCTCGATACGCTCGGGCAGATTAAGCAGTACCTGGCAGACTTCTACCTGCCCTTTAACCCGGTGTTAGAGAATTATGTCTCATCAGAGTACTTTGCAGCAGAAAATTTTTCGTCGCTCGCCGGGGCAATGCTACGTCAAATAGAGCAGATGGGCGATGCAACAGATACACTGGAACAGAATGCTATAAAAGATGCGATTAATGCCGTCGGCAAAGAGACGGGACTTAAAGGCAAGCCGCTCTTCATGGGTGTCAGGCTCGCTTCAACAGGCCGGCTCGAAGGGCTCGAACTGCCGGTTTATCTGAACCTGCTGGGCAAAGGGCGCGTAACAGAGCGTCTCTCAAAAATGGTTGCCCTCAAGAAGGCCTCGTGA
- a CDS encoding esterase/lipase family protein: MPTKTALQSHAARAEEMKQLINLWMAANGYTKVNLMGHSQGGLDARYMVANLGMASKVRVLTSIATPHRGAPMADIVLNVIPSWLQPHAVAAVGYLSGILLYGNTKQDLAASLKDLTIAGSAAFNTLLWAGSARLPTSARSFMVKARS, translated from the coding sequence GTGCCCACAAAGACCGCATTGCAAAGCCACGCCGCGCGCGCCGAAGAGATGAAACAACTCATCAACCTCTGGATGGCGGCAAACGGCTATACGAAGGTCAATCTCATGGGGCATTCACAGGGTGGCCTCGATGCACGCTATATGGTTGCAAATCTGGGCATGGCATCGAAAGTACGTGTTCTCACGTCGATTGCAACCCCTCACCGCGGTGCACCGATGGCTGACATCGTCTTGAACGTGATTCCCTCGTGGTTGCAGCCGCACGCAGTTGCAGCGGTCGGGTACCTGAGTGGCATTTTGCTCTATGGCAACACGAAGCAAGATCTGGCAGCTTCGCTGAAAGACCTGACAATAGCGGGTTCGGCGGCATTCAACACCCTGCTATGGGCCGGATCTGCCCGATTACCGACATCGGCGCGCTCTTTTATGGTCAAGGCACGCAGTTAG
- the lnt gene encoding apolipoprotein N-acyltransferase: MCLLLALSPFDIWPLGFAAPALMFLASDGQRGARPLQILAASLMFSLATTAITFGWIAGTIWRYTGQNLFLASLLAMVYAIVFQLKFPLVFFALRSLRLTLRQGAAPLVATASVVAIADALAPELFPWSWGNGIAGEPHLRQIAAIGSVYLVGFFAVLVAAVLLAPLLRRRSDSQSAFNLGPALLIAALILCALLFRYWPDTAPSSPPLRVAIAQTSIGPAPAAKSSDENFAREAINRLFAQSVDALQLHAPLDLILWPEASMPFHSASPSVANRNIYSVTFDGALEYLRRRAQVAVIYHDMHKESNALRSRFAARGADVPEAQYFKKRLVPWGEYLPFGARRWFPEAGNFTPGSLRPQALELPLVAQREHLTYTQIQGELSLVQQPAVLRQNFDLGKTARVLQVQPLLCYEALYPSDAQTQTADVIINLASDAWFGDGFEGAQHASATVLRAVENGRPMLRAAMSGISFAVDNRGENLVARTGQGRPETLFAEIPLTTRRTPFSVLGMISFYALMFAASWPWLLSRLTASRIRENK, from the coding sequence GTGTGCCTGCTGCTCGCTCTCTCACCGTTCGATATCTGGCCGCTCGGGTTTGCAGCACCTGCACTGATGTTCTTAGCCAGTGACGGGCAGCGCGGGGCCCGGCCTTTGCAGATCTTGGCCGCGTCTCTGATGTTTTCACTCGCGACAACCGCAATCACCTTTGGCTGGATAGCGGGTACAATATGGCGGTACACGGGGCAGAATCTTTTTCTGGCATCTCTGTTGGCGATGGTGTATGCCATCGTGTTTCAGCTGAAGTTTCCTCTGGTGTTTTTTGCTCTGCGCTCCCTGCGCTTAACTCTGCGACAGGGCGCAGCGCCGCTCGTGGCCACGGCCTCGGTTGTCGCAATTGCCGATGCGCTCGCGCCAGAGCTTTTTCCCTGGTCGTGGGGTAACGGCATCGCGGGCGAACCTCATCTAAGGCAGATTGCGGCGATCGGTTCTGTATACCTTGTGGGCTTTTTCGCAGTGTTGGTTGCGGCAGTTCTGCTCGCTCCGTTACTGCGCAGGCGTAGCGACTCGCAATCTGCGTTCAACCTGGGCCCGGCTTTGCTGATCGCCGCGCTGATTCTCTGTGCGCTGTTGTTTCGCTACTGGCCTGACACTGCGCCCTCGTCGCCGCCGCTACGGGTGGCAATAGCCCAGACGAGTATCGGGCCGGCACCTGCCGCCAAGAGCAGCGATGAAAATTTCGCCCGCGAGGCAATAAACCGGCTGTTTGCGCAGTCTGTCGACGCCTTACAGCTGCATGCGCCGCTCGACCTGATTCTTTGGCCAGAAGCATCGATGCCGTTTCACAGCGCATCGCCCAGTGTTGCAAACCGAAATATCTATTCGGTCACTTTCGACGGGGCGCTCGAATATCTTCGCAGGCGTGCGCAGGTCGCCGTTATCTACCATGATATGCATAAAGAAAGCAATGCTTTGAGATCGCGCTTTGCTGCACGCGGCGCTGATGTTCCCGAGGCGCAGTATTTCAAAAAGCGCCTTGTTCCCTGGGGCGAATACCTGCCGTTCGGCGCCCGGCGGTGGTTTCCCGAGGCGGGCAATTTTACACCCGGCTCGTTGCGACCGCAGGCGCTTGAATTGCCGCTTGTTGCCCAGCGCGAGCATCTCACCTATACGCAAATTCAGGGCGAACTTTCTCTGGTACAACAGCCCGCTGTGCTGCGACAGAACTTTGATCTCGGCAAGACAGCGCGCGTTTTGCAGGTTCAACCATTGCTCTGCTACGAGGCCCTGTACCCTTCAGATGCGCAGACACAGACAGCGGACGTGATTATTAATCTTGCAAGCGACGCATGGTTTGGCGATGGTTTTGAGGGCGCCCAGCATGCTTCGGCGACGGTGCTGCGCGCGGTTGAAAACGGCAGACCGATGCTCAGGGCGGCGATGAGCGGCATCAGTTTTGCGGTCGATAACCGCGGCGAGAACCTCGTGGCGCGCACCGGACAGGGCAGGCCAGAAACTCTGTTTGCAGAGATTCCGCTGACAACGCGCAGAACCCCATTCTCAGTTCTGGGGATGATTAGTTTTTATGCGCTCATGTTCGCTGCGTCATGGCCGTGGCTGCTCTCGCGCCTTACAGCTTCTCGTATTCGAGAAAATAAATGA
- the trmB gene encoding tRNA (guanine(46)-N(7))-methyltransferase TrmB, whose translation MKLEAGSLALQAKLSAILAKKAKRAGEFALPFERDHFPLNVRHAFAGFDRFALEIGCGWGEFTRALAVQAPETMHIAVEKKLARVITSGKDQKRAGIANIRYLVLDVAWFFAGVFDTSQFDSITINFPDPWPKARHHKHRFISSDFVGELVRIAAERGRITFATDNYAYSREAMQAFEGEPRLKNIHGAYLAVSDIAGRPRSFFETLHRNEGALIYFLEYEKL comes from the coding sequence ATGAAGCTTGAGGCTGGCAGTTTGGCCTTGCAGGCCAAACTCTCGGCAATTCTCGCGAAAAAAGCGAAACGTGCCGGCGAATTCGCACTCCCGTTCGAACGCGATCATTTTCCCTTAAACGTACGCCATGCGTTTGCCGGTTTTGATAGGTTTGCCCTTGAAATTGGCTGCGGCTGGGGTGAATTTACCCGCGCGCTCGCCGTGCAGGCACCTGAAACGATGCACATTGCGGTTGAAAAAAAACTTGCGCGTGTCATCACGTCGGGCAAAGACCAGAAGCGAGCGGGTATCGCGAATATTCGCTATCTGGTGCTCGACGTCGCCTGGTTCTTTGCGGGAGTCTTCGACACGTCGCAATTCGATTCGATCACGATAAATTTTCCTGACCCGTGGCCTAAGGCGCGCCACCATAAACACCGCTTTATCTCGTCTGATTTCGTGGGCGAACTGGTTCGCATAGCTGCAGAGCGCGGCAGAATCACCTTTGCCACCGACAACTATGCCTATTCGCGCGAAGCGATGCAGGCCTTCGAAGGTGAACCCCGCCTGAAGAATATTCACGGGGCTTACCTGGCAGTCAGCGATATTGCGGGCAGACCGCGCAGCTTTTTCGAGACCCTGCACCGTAACGAAGGTGCACTCATTTATTTTCTCGAATACGAGAAGCTGTAA
- the murB gene encoding UDP-N-acetylmuramate dehydrogenase, with protein MHDYSELEEFLNAQGIRFDSDVTLKEYTTFRLGGAAKVFVQPRHADELALLQAWLAGHALPVFLLGGGSNLLVSDEGFAGVVIHPQFGEEPRILHQSTDRLQVYVPASARAPLAGKKISAKGFAGLEFLTTIPGHFGGSVIQNAGCYGHELKDSLVNVELAHQGNAQTLPNIACDFRYRDSLFKRDSSYWIAGATLELPKGDAGAIEARIAEYKARRIASQPKNRRSAGSIFKNPPADISDKKAWQLIEAANLRGVKEGGAEISAEHCNFIVNNGHATAADVYKLIRLAEQRVFEATGVRLEREVVLVGNFAEL; from the coding sequence ATGCACGATTATTCTGAACTTGAAGAATTTCTCAACGCTCAGGGTATTCGCTTTGATAGCGATGTAACTTTAAAAGAATATACCACCTTTCGCCTCGGCGGCGCGGCAAAGGTGTTCGTACAACCCCGGCATGCCGATGAACTGGCGCTGCTGCAGGCCTGGCTCGCGGGCCACGCTCTGCCGGTGTTTCTTCTCGGCGGCGGTTCAAACCTGCTGGTCTCAGACGAAGGTTTTGCGGGCGTCGTGATACATCCGCAATTTGGCGAAGAGCCTCGTATTCTGCACCAATCAACCGATCGGCTGCAGGTTTACGTGCCTGCGAGTGCAAGAGCGCCGCTTGCGGGCAAAAAGATTTCAGCCAAGGGCTTTGCCGGTCTCGAATTTTTAACGACAATACCCGGCCACTTTGGTGGGTCGGTGATACAGAACGCGGGCTGTTATGGTCATGAGCTCAAAGATTCTCTCGTGAATGTTGAACTCGCGCACCAGGGCAATGCGCAGACGCTGCCGAATATTGCCTGCGATTTTCGCTACCGCGACAGCCTTTTCAAGCGCGACAGCAGCTACTGGATAGCCGGCGCCACTCTTGAGTTACCAAAGGGGGATGCAGGGGCGATTGAGGCCCGCATCGCCGAATACAAAGCCCGCCGCATTGCATCACAGCCCAAGAACCGCCGCTCAGCCGGCAGTATTTTCAAGAACCCGCCAGCGGATATATCAGATAAGAAAGCGTGGCAACTGATCGAGGCAGCAAATCTGCGCGGCGTCAAAGAGGGCGGGGCCGAAATTTCAGCCGAGCACTGCAATTTTATTGTCAATAATGGCCACGCGACAGCTGCCGATGTCTATAAGCTGATTCGCCTTGCCGAACAGCGCGTGTTCGAGGCGACGGGCGTTCGGCTCGAGCGCGAGGTTGTACTCGTCGGCAACTTCGCAGAGCTTTGA